The genomic stretch ATTGACCACCTGAAATTCAGTAACCTGAATCCACGGATTGTCATAAACCATTCGCCTCCCGGTTGTTTTCCAGGGATTGGTTTGTGGTGAAAAGATAGGAGATGAAGAAGACATCATGATCCTGTGATTTCAAATCTGATTCCCTGAGCCAGGGGCAATGTAGCGCCATAGTTGATGGTGCAGGTCTGCCGGCGCATATAGTTTTTCCACGCATCGGAGCCCGATTCACGACCGCCACCGGTATCTTTTTCTCCGCCAAAAGCTCCTCCGATCTCTGCTCCACTAGTGCCTATATTTACGTTGGCTATGCCACAATCCGATCCTGCAGCCGAAAGAAAGTATTCTGATTCCCGCAGGTTCAGGGTCATGATGGCCGACGACAGTCCCTGCGGAACAGCGTTATGGATGGCAATAGCCTCATCCAGATTCTGGTAGGGCATGATGTAAAGAATAGGAGCAAAAGTCTCTTCCTGCACAATGGGCATATCCGGCGTAACTTCTGCAATGCAGGGCTTTACGTAGCAGCCCGATTCATAACCCGGCCCTTCGAGCACACCTCCTTCTACCAGAAATTTTCCACCCTGCTGTTTGCAGGCTTCTATGGCATGGAGATACTGCTGCACAGCCTGCTGATCAATCAGCGGCCCTACATGATTGGATGCATCCAGCGGATTTCCGATGCGCAACTGTCCGTAAGCATGCTTCAGCATTTGTTTAAAACGATCATACACATCCCGATGGATAATAAGCCTGCGCGTGGTTGTACAACGCTGCCCTGCCGTTCCTACTGCACCAAATACGGCTGCCCGCAAAGCCAGATCCAGATCGGCATGTTGGCTGATGATAATGGCATTGTTACCGCTCAGCTCCAGGATGGTTCGGCCCAGTCGGCTGGCCACCGTGGCTGCCACTGCACGACCCATCCTTACGGAACCCGTAGCAGAAATCAGCGGAATACGCTTATCGGCAGCGAGCCACTGCCCTACTTCAGCAAATCCGCTTACCAGGCACGACAAGCCTTCCGGTAACTCCATCTCTTCCATAACCTCTGCGATCAGCCGCTGGCAAGCAATAGCGCATAAGGTGGTTTTTTCAGATGGCTTCCAAACCACTACATCTCCGCAAACCCAGGCAATCATGGCATTCCAGCTCCATACCGAAACAGGAAAATTAAAAGCTGTAATCACACCCACCGGACCCAACGGATGCCACTGTTCAAACATGCGATGCGACGGCCTTTCTGAAGCCATGGTAAGCCCATACAACTGCCGGGACAATCCCACAGCAAAATCGCAGATGTCAATCATCTCCTGCACCTCTCCCCAGCCTTCCTGCAAGCTTTTGCCCATTTCATACGATACCAGCTGACCTAACATCTGTTTATACTCCCTGAGCTTCTCACCCACCCTTCGCACAAATTCTCCCCGAACCGGCGGAGGGACCAGCCGCCATTGCTGAAAAGCCGCAACCGCCTGCTGTATGACCTGTTCATATTGTGCCTGTGCAGCCGGCGTGAACCAACCTATGCATTGACCATCAACTGGTGAATAGGATGCAACGGACTGAGACTCACTGGTCAACCAGTTTCGTCCCGTACTTACGCCCGACTGGGATTCCTGAATGTGCAGGGCTTTCAGAAAATCTAAGTTTTGTTTCATATCGGACTTGTTTTGACATCCTCAATATTGTTCATGCTCTCCGGGAAATTTCTGTTCTTTCACATCAGCCACATAATGGCGAACCGCATCCTGTATGATTTGCTGCAGATTGGCGTACTGACGCAGAAAGCGAGGTTTGAAAGCCTGATTCATGCCCAGCATGTCGTGCACCACCAGCACCTGTCCATCCACATTTCGGCCTGCACCGATACCGATCACCGGGATACGCAAAGCCGCCGTTACCTGCCCAGCCAATGCTGCAGGAATCTTTTCCAGCACCAGGGCAAAGCATCCTGCCTCCTCCAGCAAGCGTGCATCCTGCAGCAATCGTTCAGCTTCCTTTTCCTCCACCGCACGCACAGCATAGGTGCCAAACTGATAGATGGATTGCGGCGTAAGCCCCAGATGCCCCATCACCGGTATGCCTGCCGATACTATGCGACTGACAGCTTCTATCACCGGCTCACCTCCTTCCAGCTTTACACCATGTGCGCCGGTCTCCTTCATGATACGCACAGCCGAATGCAAAGCCTGACGGGCATCTTCCTGATAGGAACCAAATGGCAAATCCACCACCACAAGACTGCGTTTGGCTGCCCGCACCACCGATGCGGCATGGTAAATCATCTGATCGAGTGTGATCGGCAAAGTGGTTTCATAACCAGCCATTACATTGGCCGCCGAATCGCCTACCAGCAGCACATCCACCCCAGCCTCATCCAGCAAGCGCGCCATCGTGTAATCATAAGCCGTGAGCATGGAAATCTTTTCGCCCGCAGCTTTCATTTGCCTTAATGTATGTGTGGTGATTTTTTTCACTGTACCAGAAATCATGTGTATAAACAATGCTTTGGATGTATGTAACGATGTTGGTCTTCGTTCCTGCAAAATACAGATAAATTCTGCAAGCAAAAAGCAGCAAATCTGATTTTCATTCTTCCTGATAAGTCGGCTTGCACTATCTTTACCGCCCAAACAAATACCTCAATCATGAAAATTCTCATCACCGGAACTGCAGGTTTTATCGGATTTTTTTTAGCCAAACGTTTGATTGCAGAAGGATATGATGTGGTTGGACTGGATAATATCAATGATTATTATGATGTGCGTCTGAAATATGCAAGACTTGAACAAACCGGTATTGCACAGGATGAAATTGCTGATGGCAAACTGATTTCCAGCAAAAAACATCCGAACTATAGGTTTATGAAAGCAGATCTCGAAAATGAAGCTGTGGTGCGGGAGCTGTTTGAAACGGAACGATTTGATTATGTATGCCATCTTGCTGCACAAGCCGGTGTGCGTTATTCATTGCAAAATCCCTATGCCTATATCCAGAGCAATATTGTGGGTTTTATGCATTTGCTGGAGATGGCCCGTCGTTTCCCGGTAAAACATTTTGTGTATGCCAGCACATCGAGTGTGTATGGATTAAACGGACGCATGCCGTTATCGCCACATCATCCGGCTGATCATCCCATCAGCCTGTATGCCGCAACCAAAAAATCCAACGAAATGATGGCACACAGTTACAGCCATCTGTTTCGGATTCCGGTTACCGGACTTCGCTTTTTTACCGTTTATGGTCCCTGGGGACGGCCCGATATGGCTTTGTTTCTGTTTACCCGCAATATGCTGGCCGACAAGCCCATTCAGGTTTTTAACCACGGAGAAATGATCCGGGATTTCACCTATGTGGAAGATATTGTGGAAGGTGTAAAGCGCATTATTGAATATCCGGCTGAACCTAATCCACAATGGGATGCCCAGAATCCTGATCCGGCAAGCTCTTCAGCACCCTATCGGATTTATAACATCGGAAACAATCAGCCCGTATCTTTAATGACTTATATCCATGCCATAGAAAAAGCACTTGGAAAAAAGGCAATCATGGAACTGCTACCGATGCAACCCGG from Thermoflavifilum aggregans encodes the following:
- the amaB gene encoding L-piperidine-6-carboxylate dehydrogenase, which gives rise to MKQNLDFLKALHIQESQSGVSTGRNWLTSESQSVASYSPVDGQCIGWFTPAAQAQYEQVIQQAVAAFQQWRLVPPPVRGEFVRRVGEKLREYKQMLGQLVSYEMGKSLQEGWGEVQEMIDICDFAVGLSRQLYGLTMASERPSHRMFEQWHPLGPVGVITAFNFPVSVWSWNAMIAWVCGDVVVWKPSEKTTLCAIACQRLIAEVMEEMELPEGLSCLVSGFAEVGQWLAADKRIPLISATGSVRMGRAVAATVASRLGRTILELSGNNAIIISQHADLDLALRAAVFGAVGTAGQRCTTTRRLIIHRDVYDRFKQMLKHAYGQLRIGNPLDASNHVGPLIDQQAVQQYLHAIEACKQQGGKFLVEGGVLEGPGYESGCYVKPCIAEVTPDMPIVQEETFAPILYIMPYQNLDEAIAIHNAVPQGLSSAIMTLNLRESEYFLSAAGSDCGIANVNIGTSGAEIGGAFGGEKDTGGGRESGSDAWKNYMRRQTCTINYGATLPLAQGIRFEITGS
- the panB gene encoding 3-methyl-2-oxobutanoate hydroxymethyltransferase; translation: MISGTVKKITTHTLRQMKAAGEKISMLTAYDYTMARLLDEAGVDVLLVGDSAANVMAGYETTLPITLDQMIYHAASVVRAAKRSLVVVDLPFGSYQEDARQALHSAVRIMKETGAHGVKLEGGEPVIEAVSRIVSAGIPVMGHLGLTPQSIYQFGTYAVRAVEEKEAERLLQDARLLEEAGCFALVLEKIPAALAGQVTAALRIPVIGIGAGRNVDGQVLVVHDMLGMNQAFKPRFLRQYANLQQIIQDAVRHYVADVKEQKFPGEHEQY
- a CDS encoding NAD-dependent epimerase; protein product: MKILITGTAGFIGFFLAKRLIAEGYDVVGLDNINDYYDVRLKYARLEQTGIAQDEIADGKLISSKKHPNYRFMKADLENEAVVRELFETERFDYVCHLAAQAGVRYSLQNPYAYIQSNIVGFMHLLEMARRFPVKHFVYASTSSVYGLNGRMPLSPHHPADHPISLYAATKKSNEMMAHSYSHLFRIPVTGLRFFTVYGPWGRPDMALFLFTRNMLADKPIQVFNHGEMIRDFTYVEDIVEGVKRIIEYPAEPNPQWDAQNPDPASSSAPYRIYNIGNNQPVSLMTYIHAIEKALGKKAIMELLPMQPGDVYATHADVSDLEKAVHYKPCTSVEEGVRRFVEWYRAFYQV